From the Kitasatospora viridis genome, one window contains:
- a CDS encoding alkyl/aryl-sulfatase — MTPLHRPDTAGAAAAALAPNPQTAGPGSATGSTPLNGPDFTDDTDFADADRGFIAAFTGGPIRTADGRTAWDPAAYAFLADGEPAPATADPSLWRQARLLSRQGLYRVTDRIYQVRGLDLSNMTIVEGDSGIIVIDPLISAETAAAALRLYREHRGDRAVRAMIYTHPHVDHFGGCRGVLPDGAGEVPILAPAGFMEHAVSENLHVGTAMARRAGYMYGAHLPAGAAAQLGCGLGLTVSLGTVGLIAPTRYVTATGEEVTLDGVRIRFQLTPGTECQEEMNFLFPDLRAVCMAENATHTMHNIITLRGAQVRDARAWAGYLTEAIGLYDGAADVAFASHHWPTWGGERITALLTQQRDLYAYLHDQTVRLINQGRTPAEIAEELQLPPAIASVWANQGYYGSLSHNVKGIYQRYLGWFDGNPAHLWELPPVEEARRWVEVLGGNAAVREQAERYARAGDLRFAVTLLNHAVFNDPDDRAARDQLAGLYTTLAHGAENAVWRNFYLTGALELTEGVQTAQRTGAGIDMFLALTVGQLLDGLAVRLNGPRAWDSSLAVDWFVEDAYWHLRLAHGVLTWTTDDRPDPTAGLTMTMTKPQLLGALAGLGTEGITMAGDPGLLTQLLGLLDAPDPNFAIVTP, encoded by the coding sequence CCGGCGGGCCGATCCGCACCGCCGACGGCCGGACCGCCTGGGACCCGGCGGCCTACGCCTTCCTCGCCGACGGCGAGCCGGCCCCCGCGACGGCCGACCCGAGCCTGTGGCGGCAGGCCCGATTGCTCTCCCGCCAAGGGCTCTACCGGGTCACCGACCGGATCTACCAGGTCCGCGGGCTCGACCTGTCCAACATGACGATCGTCGAGGGCGACAGCGGCATCATCGTGATCGACCCGCTGATCTCCGCCGAGACCGCGGCCGCCGCGCTGCGGCTCTACCGGGAGCACCGCGGCGACCGCGCGGTCCGGGCGATGATCTACACCCACCCGCACGTCGACCACTTCGGCGGCTGCCGCGGCGTGCTGCCGGACGGCGCGGGCGAGGTGCCGATCCTCGCCCCGGCCGGGTTCATGGAGCACGCGGTCAGCGAGAACCTGCACGTCGGCACCGCGATGGCCCGCCGCGCCGGCTACATGTACGGCGCCCACCTGCCCGCCGGCGCGGCCGCGCAACTCGGCTGTGGGCTCGGCCTGACGGTCTCGCTCGGCACCGTCGGCCTGATCGCCCCCACCCGGTACGTCACCGCCACCGGCGAGGAGGTGACCCTCGACGGCGTGCGGATCCGGTTCCAACTGACGCCCGGCACCGAGTGCCAGGAGGAGATGAACTTCCTCTTCCCGGACCTGCGCGCGGTCTGCATGGCGGAGAACGCCACCCACACCATGCACAACATCATCACCCTGCGCGGCGCCCAGGTCCGCGACGCCCGGGCCTGGGCCGGCTACCTCACCGAGGCGATCGGCCTCTACGACGGCGCGGCCGACGTCGCCTTCGCCTCCCACCACTGGCCGACCTGGGGCGGCGAGCGGATCACCGCCCTGCTCACCCAGCAGCGCGACCTCTACGCCTACCTGCACGACCAGACCGTGCGCCTGATCAACCAGGGGCGCACCCCGGCCGAGATCGCCGAGGAACTCCAACTCCCTCCCGCCATCGCCTCGGTGTGGGCCAACCAGGGCTACTACGGCTCGCTCAGTCACAACGTCAAGGGGATCTACCAGCGCTACCTCGGCTGGTTCGACGGCAACCCGGCCCACCTGTGGGAGCTGCCGCCGGTCGAGGAGGCCCGGCGCTGGGTCGAAGTCCTCGGCGGCAACGCGGCGGTGCGCGAACAAGCCGAGCGGTACGCGCGGGCGGGTGACCTGCGGTTCGCGGTGACCCTGCTCAACCACGCCGTCTTCAACGACCCCGACGACCGGGCGGCCCGCGACCAACTCGCCGGTCTGTACACCACCTTGGCGCACGGTGCCGAGAACGCGGTGTGGCGCAACTTCTACCTCACCGGGGCCCTCGAACTCACCGAGGGCGTGCAGACCGCGCAGCGCACCGGCGCGGGCATCGACATGTTCCTCGCGCTCACCGTCGGACAGCTCCTCGACGGTCTCGCGGTGCGGCTCAACGGGCCGCGTGCTTGGGACAGTTCACTCGCCGTCGACTGGTTCGTCGAGGACGCCTACTGGCACCTGCGGCTGGCCCACGGGGTGCTCACCTGGACCACCGACGACCGCCCGGACCCCACCGCCGGACTGACCATGACGATGACCAAGCCCCAACTACTGGGCGCGCTGGCCGGCCTGGGCACCGAAGGGATCACCATGGCCGGCGACCCGGGACTGCTGACCCAGCTGCTCGGCCTGCTCGACGCACCGGACCCGAACTTCGCCATCGTGACGCCGTGA